From Odontesthes bonariensis isolate fOdoBon6 chromosome 21, fOdoBon6.hap1, whole genome shotgun sequence, a single genomic window includes:
- the rhot1a gene encoding mitochondrial Rho GTPase 1-A isoform X3, with translation MRKDVRILLVGEPKVGKTSLIMSLVSEEFPDEVPLRAEEITIPADVTPERVPTHIVDYSEAEQSDEQLSQEISKANVICIVYSVNNKKSIEKVTSHWIPLINDRTDKDSRVPLILVGNKSDLVEHSSMETILPIMNQYQDIETCVECSAKNLKNISELFYYAQKAVLHPTGPLYCPEEKELKPSCIKALTRIFKVSDLDNDGILNDNELNFFQRTCFNTPLAPQALEDVKNVVRRNMTDGVKDNGLTLEGFLFLHTLFIQRGRHETTWTVLRRFGYDDDLELTQEYLFPLIKIPPDCTTELNHNAYLFLQSVFDKHDKDRDCALSPEEVKDLFKVFPYMPWGPDVNNTVCTNDQGWITYQGYLSQWTLTTYLDVQRSLEYLGYLGYSIIYEQESQAAAITVTRNKRIDLQKKQTQRSVFRCNVLGARDSGKSGFLQAFLGKNLQRQRLIRDDHKSLYAISTTYVYGQEKYLLLHEVMPDFDYLTEADLACDVVCLVYDVNNPSSFEYCAKVYKQYFIDSKTPCVVIAAKSDLHEIRQHYSLSPHDFCRKHKLHPPQPFTSNTTEAPSKDLYTRLTTMAMYPSSQPSRSLYSLTQRGVTVLCQLTPRLLAREVPVCLRENVMLHVCSCSTNVTPHADSQT, from the exons ATGAGAAAGGACGTGAGGATACTGCTGGTTGGGGAAC CCAAGGTGGGGAAGACGTCGCTGATTATGTCTCTGGTCAGCGAGGAGTTTCCTGATGAG GTTCCTCTCAGAGCTGAGGAGATCACCATCCCAGCTGATGTCACCCCAGAGAGGGTGCCCACACATATTGTGGACTACTCGG AAGCAGAACAGTCAGATGAGCAACTGTCTCAGGAAATCTCCAAG GCAAATGTTATCTGCATAGTTTATTCGGTTAACAACAAGAAGTCGATTGAAAAG GTGACCAGCCACTGGATTCCCCTTATAAATGACAGAACGGATAAGGACAGCAG GGTGCCATTGATTCTTGTGGGCAACAAGTCTGATCTGGTGGAACACAGCAGCATGGAGACCATCCTCCCAATTATGAATCAATACcaagatattgagacctgtgtagAG TGCTCTgccaaaaacctgaaaaacatCTCTGAGCTGTTCTACTACGCCCAGAAGGCTGTTCTCCACCCGACAGGACCCCTGTACTGCCCGGAGGAGAAGGAG CTAAAACCTTCTTGCATTAAGGCTTTAACTAGAATATTCAAAGTATCTGACCTCGACAACGACGGGATCCTTAACGACAACGAGCTCAACTTCTTTCAG AGAACCTGTTTCAATACACCGCTCGCGCCCCAAGCCTTAGAGGACGTGAAGAACGTCGTGAGGAGGAACATGACGGATGGAGTGAAGGACAACGGACTCACACTCGAAG GCTTCCTGTTCCTGCACACTCTCTTCATACAGCGAGGTCGGCACGAGACCACCTGGACTGTGCTGAGGAGGTTCGGTTACGATGACGACCTGGAGCTCACGCAGGAATACCTGTTCCCCTT GATAAAGATCCCTCCAGACTGCACCACAGAGCTTAACCACAACGCTTACCTCTTTCTCCAGAGTGTCTTTGACAAGCATGATAAA GACAGGGACTGTGCTCTGTCGCCAGAGGAGGTGAAGGACTTGTTCAAGGTGTTTCCCTACATGCCCTGGGGTCCAGATGTCAATAACACGGTGTGCACAAACGACCAGGGGTGGATCACATACCAGGGATACCTCTCCCAATGGAC GCTAACGACATATTTGGATGTGCAGCGGAGTTTGGAGTATTTAGGTTATCTTGGCTACTCCATCATCTATGAACAGGAGTCCCAAGCAGCTGCCATAACTG TAACCCGCAACAAGCGCATTGATCTGCAGAAGAAACAGACCCAGCGCAGCGTCTTCCGCTGCAACGTTTTGGGGGCACGGGACAGCGGGAAGAGCGGCTTCCTTCAAGCTTTCCTTGGCAAGAACCTGCAG CGACAGAGGCTGATCCGAGATGACCACAAGTCCCTCTATGCCATCAGTACAACCTATGTTTATGGACAGGAGAAGTACCTGCTG CTCCACGAGGTGATGCCGGATTTTGACTACCTGACAGAGGCAGACTTGGCCTGCGACGTGGTCTGCTTGGTGTACGACGTGAACAACCCAAGCTCCTTTGAGTACTGCGCTAAAGTGTACAAG CAATACTTCATAGACAGCAAGACGCCATGTGTGGTGATTGCTGCTAAGTCAGACCTGCACGAAATACGGCAGCACTACAGCCTGTCCCCGCACGACTTCTGCCGTAAGCACAAGCTCCACCCGCCCCAGCCATTCACATCCAATACGACCGAGGCTCCCAGCAAAGACCTCTACACCAGACTCACCACTATGGCCATGTATCC ctccagcCAGCCGAGCCGCTCTCTGTACAGTCTGACACAGCGAGGTGTGACCGTGCTGTGCCAGCTAACACCCAGGCTGCTTGCCAGGGAGGTACCAGTGTGTCTGCGTGAAAATGTTATGCTGCATGTTTGTTCATGTAGCACAAACGTAACCCCGCACGCTGACTCTCAAACATAA